The following nucleotide sequence is from Candidatus Acetothermia bacterium.
CCGTACAGGGAAAGGGTAAGCCTCGTCCCAATCGCCTCCTCACCGCGGAACAGGTCTTGGGCCACCTTGGCCCCGAGGACGATCGACTTCTTGCGGTTCTCATCCATGGGGTGGAGGAAGCGGCCTTGGACCGGGTAGTAGTCGAAGATCTCAGCGTATTCAGGCGTCGTCCCGATCACGCCAACGGGCCAGGTGGACCCTCCCGCCAAGATCACCTCCCCCGACGCTCGGCTGACGGGGGCAGCACCGGACACAGCAGAGAGCGACCGGAACTCGGCGGAGATGTCCTCGGTGAACGTCCTTCTCGCCCGGCTGTCCTCGATGGCGTTGGGACGGATGGTCACGTTCACGGTCCGCATCCCCAGGCCCGCGATCTGGCTGGTGATCTGCGAGGTGGCCCCCTCCAGCATGGACACAATGGCCACCACCGCCCCGACCCCGATCACCACCCCCAAGATCGAAAGCCCGGTGCGAAGCTTGTGGGCCGAAAGAGCAGCCAAGGCGCTGCGCAGCACCTCAACCCAATCCACCGGTATCCTCCTCGATCTCCCCGTCCCTCATGCGGATCTGGCGCTTGGCGTAGGCCGCCACCTCGGGCGCGTGCGTCACCACGACCACGGTTCGCCCGTCCGCGTTCAAGGAGCTGAAAACCTTGAGCACGTCGTGCCCGGTCTTGGTGTCCAGATTCCCGGTCGGCTCGTCGGCCAAGAGCACTTTCGGTTCGTTCACCAAGGCCCGGGCAATCGCAACCCGCTGGTGTTCTCCTCCCGAGAGCTGGGTGGGCCGATGCCGTGCCCGGTGCGCCAGTCCCACGGCCTGCAAGCACTCAAGTGCCCTCACCCGCCTCTCCCTCCGCTTCACCCCAGCATAGACCAGCGGCAGTTCCACGTTCTCCAAGGCCGTGGCGTAGGGGAGGAGGTAGAACCGCTGAAACACGAACCCTACGTTGCGGCTGCGCACGCGCGCGAGCTCGTTCCGGGAAAGGCTGGACACCTCCTCCCCTTCCACGAGCACCCGTCCCTGCGTGGGCCGATCGAGGCACCCCAGGATGTGGAGCAAGGTGGACTTCCCCGACCCGGAAGGGCCGATGACCGCGGTGAACTCCCGTTCCCGAACGACGAGGTCGACCCCCCGCAGGGCCCACACCTCCGTTTCCCCAAGGCGGTAGACCTTCTTCACCCCTTCGAGGACGATGAGCGGTCCCGTCATGGTGATCGGGGAGCAGCCCTGCCGGCGGGGCGAGCCGCGTCGGTGGGCGCCGGTTGCAGCGCCTCCCTGGCCTGCGCGGGATAGAGCAGGACCTCCTCCCCCTCCTCCAGCCCGGCCTTGATCTCGGCGTACAGCTCCGAAACCACGCCCACTTCCACTGGCCTGAGCGTGGCCGTCCCATCCTTCACCACCGCCACGCCCCAACGCTGTGGAAGCTGCATCAGCGCGCTCACCGGGACCCGCAGCACCCCCCGCGCCTCGGCCGTGACGATGTCGACTTTAACCGAAAACCCCGGCAGAATTGCAGAAGTGGGGTTTGAGATCCTCAGGACTGCCGGAACCACTTTCCCCCCACCGCTCTTGACCGCTTGAAGCCCCACCCGGACAACCTCCGCCGTCCAGGCCCGGCCGGAAACGGCGTCGAATGTGGCTTGGCCTCGCTGGCCCACGGCCAGCTGGCGGACATCGAGCTCGCTGACCTCGATCGCGATGAACAGAGCGGTGGTGTCCAGCACGGATACCCGGTACTGCCCGGCGCTCTTCTCCACCCGGGCCACGATCCCCCGGAAGGGCGCGCGGATGGTGGTCGTCTCGTAGTTCGCAGTGGCGATCTTGTATTCCAGCTCCTTCTCCCGGATCGTCGAGGGTACGCCCGCCGCACGTGCCTCGGCCAGCGTCCGCTCGGCCCGCAGCAGGGCCAGCTCTTCTTGTGTTGAGTCTAGCACCGCCAAGATTTGGCCTTTCTCAACTGCGTCGCCTTCCGATACCCTAAGCTCGACGAGCTTCCCCTCCTGGAAGGTGAAGGTGGCCTCATCGTTGGGGATGACCTCCCCAACCACGGTCAGCATTTGCAGGATGTCCCCCCGCTCCACCCGTACAGTGGGCCCGAGGGACTGGCTTTGCGGCGTGTTTCCATCGCGGTTCGTCCACCGCTGCCAGCCGTACCACCCTACTCCGGCGGCCAAGAGAACCAAGACAATGCCTCCTGCCCACTTCCAGCGCTTTCTCATGGCAGGATCTCCTCCCAACCAACCTTCAACCCCAGGATCTGCCGATGGCGGAGATAGGCAAGGACCAAATTGAACACCCTTTGCTCCCGATCTCTCTCGAAACCTCGCTTTCTCAACTGGAAATCCTCCCATTCATCCACGCTAATCACATCGGCCTCCAGCTTCTCGCGCATGATCGTTTCCTCCAAATCCCACTTGGCCTCCTCCAGTTGAAGGAGTTCGAGATCTTCCAGGGCCTGCTGCAGTGCGGTTTTCTGGTTCCAGATGGCCTTCATGGCCTCCTGTTCGGCGACTTCGAGACGTGCCTGGGCTAACTCCACCGAGGCTTGAGCCAGCTTAAGTTGCGACGGGCGCTCCGGGGAAAACAGGTTGAAGAGGAAGGTCAACCCTATCCCCCACTCCATCTCATTCCCCGGCCTCAACCCGGCGCTGAGGGACACCACAGGCAGGGCAGCCGCCTGTGTGGCGCGGAGCTGCCGCTCAGCATTGTCCAAGGCATCCTGGGCCCTCTGCACATTTCCGTTCGCCTGAACGGCTTCCCAAGGGATATCCAATGCCAGGAGCTCCTTGGCCCTGGCCAAAATCTCGTCCACCGAAAGCTCGGGAGGGACAAGCTCATACTCCCCTTCGATCCCGAGCAAGGCCTTGAACTCACCCCTGGCTAGAGCGTATTCGGATGACCGCTTTCGAAACGTGATCTCTGCTTCCTTGACGGCTAATTCCGCCTCCAAACGGTCGAGGGCCCCCGCCAAACCGGCTTTTACCCTCTCGGTGACCCCGGCCAATCGGGCTTGGGCCGTGGACAATTTGGCCTCCGCCAGAGCCACCGCAGCCTCTTTCGCGAGGAGCTCACTGAATCGCCCGATCACTTCTAGCGCTACCTTGTTCTTCGTCTGCTCAAGCGCGTCCTCGGCCGACCTCACGCTCTCCTCGCGCAACTCCACCTGGTTGGGGGACAGCGCGGCGACGGGGTCATAGCGGTAGGAGAAGGAAAGCTCCCAGGACATTGACAAGGTGCCCGTGGCCCAATTGAAGGCCGGACTTAGGCTGAAGGATAAATCCGCACCCCTGAAGGGCGCTAGCTCCATGGACAGCTGCCCCTGCGCGGTCCCTGGAAACCCATCCCTGGGGGAGAGGCTAAACGGCTGGACCTGAAACCTCACTTGCGGGAGGAAAACCTTGGCCGCCGCAAGTTCTAGCTGAGCCATCGTGAGGTTCAGTTCCGCCTCCCAAACTTCCGAGCTATTGCCGAGTGCCAGCGTGATGGCCTGGCCCAAGGTCAGGGGTGAAGGCTGGGGTGCCGACAATGCGCCACTCCAAACCCCGAGACAGACCACAGCGAGGGAAAGACCGACGCGCCTCTTCACCATTGCAACCATCCTAATCGGGAACGGCCAAACGGACCAGGACATGTGAACAAGCGGCCATTCAGGGGCAAGGAAATGGCAATCCCTCTGGTAGGGAAGTATCTTCCCCCCTGGTATGGACCCAGCCTGGTCGTTCATCTGCAAGAGCCGAACCGCGCTTTACCAACGGGACCGCCTTGCCTCGCAATCCGAAGGACCCCGGGTGTCCGCCTTCCCACCCGATCTCGCAGCGCAGCCGGCTCTCCCGATACCGGCCCCCTGTCCGCTGCGCTTCCCTTCCGAGCGCCCCAATCTAAGGAGCGGACCTGTCCGCGGAGATCCCGACCGGGGGTCCGGCCGGCGCCCCTTGTCTCAACTGAGCAAGCCTCAGCGCTCCACAGCCCGCGCCCATCGAGATCGTCGTTGCGGTGCTCCGTACAGCACCG
It contains:
- a CDS encoding ABC transporter ATP-binding protein produces the protein MTGPLIVLEGVKKVYRLGETEVWALRGVDLVVREREFTAVIGPSGSGKSTLLHILGCLDRPTQGRVLVEGEEVSSLSRNELARVRSRNVGFVFQRFYLLPYATALENVELPLVYAGVKRRERRVRALECLQAVGLAHRARHRPTQLSGGEHQRVAIARALVNEPKVLLADEPTGNLDTKTGHDVLKVFSSLNADGRTVVVVTHAPEVAAYAKRQIRMRDGEIEEDTGGLG
- a CDS encoding TolC family protein, with protein sequence MVKRRVGLSLAVVCLGVWSGALSAPQPSPLTLGQAITLALGNSSEVWEAELNLTMAQLELAAAKVFLPQVRFQVQPFSLSPRDGFPGTAQGQLSMELAPFRGADLSFSLSPAFNWATGTLSMSWELSFSYRYDPVAALSPNQVELREESVRSAEDALEQTKNKVALEVIGRFSELLAKEAAVALAEAKLSTAQARLAGVTERVKAGLAGALDRLEAELAVKEAEITFRKRSSEYALARGEFKALLGIEGEYELVPPELSVDEILARAKELLALDIPWEAVQANGNVQRAQDALDNAERQLRATQAAALPVVSLSAGLRPGNEMEWGIGLTFLFNLFSPERPSQLKLAQASVELAQARLEVAEQEAMKAIWNQKTALQQALEDLELLQLEEAKWDLEETIMREKLEADVISVDEWEDFQLRKRGFERDREQRVFNLVLAYLRHRQILGLKVGWEEILP
- a CDS encoding biotin/lipoyl-binding protein — translated: MRKRWKWAGGIVLVLLAAGVGWYGWQRWTNRDGNTPQSQSLGPTVRVERGDILQMLTVVGEVIPNDEATFTFQEGKLVELRVSEGDAVEKGQILAVLDSTQEELALLRAERTLAEARAAGVPSTIREKELEYKIATANYETTTIRAPFRGIVARVEKSAGQYRVSVLDTTALFIAIEVSELDVRQLAVGQRGQATFDAVSGRAWTAEVVRVGLQAVKSGGGKVVPAVLRISNPTSAILPGFSVKVDIVTAEARGVLRVPVSALMQLPQRWGVAVVKDGTATLRPVEVGVVSELYAEIKAGLEEGEEVLLYPAQAREALQPAPTDAARPAGRAAPRSP